GATGCCTTCCGTCTTAAGGTCTTCAACCACTTTGAATCGTTCGCAAACGAGCACCATTTCCGGATCAAAGCCGCCGTTTCGCTCGAAATAGTTTTGGTGATCTTGTTGCCAGCCTTCGAGTGTGTCGTTCTCACCTTCTGCAAGTGCAAAGTCTGCCGACACATCGCAAAAACGGGTTTGGGTCAGTTCGAGCGTTTCAATGACGAGGGCCGGAGACCCATCCCAGTTGAGAACGATATCCGTGCGTCCGACTTTGGGCATGGCCTCGCCGCCACCTTCAAAATCGCGCAATGCACCACAAGTCGCAGTCTTTTTACCTGCGCGGACCAAGCCGATCAGGAAACTGCTGAGTTCGGGTCCGTCGCCGAACTTGAAGGTTTCTGCGCTCGGATATTTCTGTTTGAGTTCTTCCAAGGTCATCACATCACATCCGGAACAGGCCAAACTTGGTGTCTTCGATCGGGGCGTTCAGGGACGCCGACAAGGAAAGACCCAGAATGTCGCGGGTTTTGCGCGGATCGATGATGCCATCATCCCAAAGCCGGGCGGAGGCATAGAGCGGATGGCCCTGTTCCTCGAACTGGTTGATAATCGGCTGCTTGAACTCGGCTTCGTCTTCCTTGGACCAGCTGCCGCCCTTGCGCTCGATACCGTCGCGGCGGACGGTTGCCAAAACGCCAGCGGCCTGTTCCCCGCCCATCACGGAGATGCGTGAGTTCGGCCACGTCCACAAGAAACGCGGCGAATAGGCCCGGCCGCACATGCCGTAGTTGCCGGCACCAAAAGACCCGCCAACCAGCATTGTGATTTTCGGAACCTTTGTGGTGGCGACGGCAGTCACCAGCTTGGCGCCATCCTTCGCAATCCCGCCACTTTCGTATTTCTGGCCGACCATAAAGCCAGTGATGTTCTGCAAGAACACCAGAGGCACCTTGCGCTGCGAGCAGAGCTCGACGAAGTGTGCACCCTTGACCGCGCTTTCGGAGAAGAGAACGCCGTTGTTGGCGATGATGCCGACCGGCATGCCGTGAATATGGGCAAAGCCGCAGACGAGTGTGGTGCCGTAGCGGGCCTTGAACTCGTCAAACCTTGAGCCGTCGACCACGCGGGCAATGACTTCGCGAATGTCGTAGGGGGTCTTCAGGTCTGCCGGGACAACGCCGAGGATTTCCTCCGGATCGTAGAGCGGATCTTCAGGCGTCTGCAGTGCGAGCTGCGAGGCCTTGGTAAGGTTCAGGCTGGCAATGGACCGGCGGGCGATGGCAAGCGCATGCGCATCATCGCGGGCCAAGTGATCGGCGACGCCGGAAAGGCGGGTATGGACGTCACCACCGCCAAGGTCTTCTGCGGACACCTCTTCACCGGTAGCTGCTTTCACCAACGGGGGGCCGGCAAGGAAGATGGTGCCCTGGTTCTTGACGATGATGGTTTCGTCCGACATGGCCGGAACATAAGCGCCGCCCGCCGTGCATGAGCCCATCACGACCGCGATCTGGGCAATGCCTTTCGCCGACATGTTGGCCTGATTGAAGAAGATGCGGCCAAAGTGGTCGCGGTCGGGGAAAACCTCGTCCTGGTTGGGCAGGTTGGCGCCGCCGCTGTCGACCAGATAGACGCACGGCAGGTTG
This window of the Roseibium alexandrii DFL-11 genome carries:
- a CDS encoding ASCH domain-containing protein, which translates into the protein MTLEELKQKYPSAETFKFGDGPELSSFLIGLVRAGKKTATCGALRDFEGGGEAMPKVGRTDIVLNWDGSPALVIETLELTQTRFCDVSADFALAEGENDTLEGWQQDHQNYFERNGGFDPEMVLVCERFKVVEDLKTEGI
- a CDS encoding carboxyl transferase domain-containing protein, which produces MSILKSSLSPKSAEFTANKAAHEDAMAQIKAAAQTALDGGGETARERHVSRGKILPRERVSRLLDPGSPFLEVGMLAAHDMYDGAAPSAGMIAGIGRVEGQDVMILANDATVKGGTYYPLSVKKHLRAQEIAEQNNLPCVYLVDSGGANLPNQDEVFPDRDHFGRIFFNQANMSAKGIAQIAVVMGSCTAGGAYVPAMSDETIIVKNQGTIFLAGPPLVKAATGEEVSAEDLGGGDVHTRLSGVADHLARDDAHALAIARRSIASLNLTKASQLALQTPEDPLYDPEEILGVVPADLKTPYDIREVIARVVDGSRFDEFKARYGTTLVCGFAHIHGMPVGIIANNGVLFSESAVKGAHFVELCSQRKVPLVFLQNITGFMVGQKYESGGIAKDGAKLVTAVATTKVPKITMLVGGSFGAGNYGMCGRAYSPRFLWTWPNSRISVMGGEQAAGVLATVRRDGIERKGGSWSKEDEAEFKQPIINQFEEQGHPLYASARLWDDGIIDPRKTRDILGLSLSASLNAPIEDTKFGLFRM